CATCATCACGGCCGACCACATGGGCCGCATGAAGCACCAGGCGATCGTGTCCAACATCGGCCACTTCGACAACGAGATCGACATGGCGGGCCTGGCCAAGATCCCCGGCGTCGTGAAGACCGAGGTCAAGCCCCAGGTGCACACCTGGACCTTCCCCGACGGCCACTCCATCATCGTGCTGGCCGAGGGCCGCCTGATGAACCTCGGCTGCGCCACCGGCCACCCGAGCTTCGTGATGTCCAACTCGTTCACCAACCAGGTGATCGCGCAGATCGAGCTGTTCACCAAGACCGACGACTACCCGATCGGCGTCTACACCCTGCCGAAGCACCTCGACGAGAAGGTCGCGCGCCTCCACCTCGACGCGCTCGGCGTGAAGCTCACCGAGCTCACCAAGGCGCAGGCCGAGTACATCGGCGTGGACGTCGAGGGCCCGTACAAGCCGGACCACTACCGCTACTGATCGGCGGTACTGATCCCGGCTTCCTGATCGGCCCGGCCGCACGGCCGGTACGAAGGTCCCCGTGCCCCTCGCACGGGGACCTTCGTCCAATGGGGGACAACGTGAACAACCCGGACGCGTCACTGGCGGAGGCCGGCGAGCGGAGGATCGAGTGGGCCCTGCGGTCCATGCCGGTCCTGCGCGCACTCGGCGCGCGCTTCGCCGAGACCCGGCCGCTCGACGGCCTGCGGATCGCCGCCTGCCTGCACGTCACCGCCGAGACCGCCGTCGCGGTCGGCGTGCTGCGCGTCGGCGGCGCCGAGCTCGCGCTCGCCGCGTCCAACCCCCTGTCCACGCAGAACGACGTCGCCGCCGCGCTGCGTTCGTACGGCATGGAGGTGCACGCGCGCGCCGGGGTGGACCGCGACACCTACTATCGTCACATCCACCAGGCGCTGGACATCGCCCCCGACATCGTGCTCGACGACGGCTGCGACCTCGTCAACACCCTGCACACCGAACGCACCGAACTGCTCAAAGGCGTCACCGGCGGCTGCGAGGAGACCACCACCGGCGTCATCCGGCTCAGGCAGATGGCCGCGGAACACGCCTTGCGCTTCCCCGTGGTCGCCGTCAACGACACCCGTACCAAGCGCATGTTCGACAACCGCTACGGCACCGGCCAGTCCACCCTCGACGGCGTCATCCGTGCCACCAACACCCTGCTCGCCGGCCGCACCGTCGTCATCGCCGGCTTCGGCTACTGCGGCCGCGGCGTCGCCGAACGCGCACGCGGCCACGGCGCTCGTGTCGTCGTCACCGAGATCGACCCCGTGAAGGCCCTCGACGCCAGCCTCCAGGGCTACGAGGTCCGCACCATGGCGGAAGCCGCTCCACTCGGAGACCTGTTCATCACCGTGACCGGCAACCGCGACGTCATCCGCGCCGAACACTTCATCGAGATGAAGGACGGCGCCATCCTCGCCAACGCCGGCCACTTCGACATAGAGATCGACGTTCGGGCCCTCGAATCCCTCGCCGAGGAAGTCCACCTAGGCGTCCGTCCCTACACTGACGAATACCTCCTCCCCGACTCCCGCCGCCTCCTCCTCCTGGCCGAAGGCCGCCTGGTCAACCTCACCGCCGCCGAAGGCCACCCCGCCGCCGTGATGGACATGTCCTTCTCCGCGCAGGCCCTCGCCGTGGCCTGGCTGGCCGAAGAACGTGTCCGCCTCTCCCCAGGCGTCTACGACGTCCCCGGCGAGATCGACGCCGAAGTGGCCCGCCTCAAACTGGCCGCCACCGGCGTCTCCATCGACACCCTCACCCCCGTCCAGGCGGACTACCTCCGCTCCTGGCGCTTCGGCTCCTGACCCCGGCACCGGCCGTCCGGACGGGGCCATGCCGATCCACTCACCACCGGTCGGCGTACCTCTCCGTCCCTGGTCCGAGCCGAGTCCTCATGGCTCGAACGCGGTACGGTTCCTGGCCGCTGTTCATTGTCACGATTCACTGACAAACGCAGATCAAACCAGCATCACTTGCCGGTCGCGCCTCCCCAACACTTGGATAACCCCTCTCGACTTCCCACCCTCCGGAGTGGGTTCCTGTCCTTCATGACATCCCTGACTCCACCCCTTACATGCCGCTCCTCCAGGTGACAAACCTGACGG
The window above is part of the Sphaerisporangium rubeum genome. Proteins encoded here:
- a CDS encoding adenosylhomocysteinase, producing MGDNVNNPDASLAEAGERRIEWALRSMPVLRALGARFAETRPLDGLRIAACLHVTAETAVAVGVLRVGGAELALAASNPLSTQNDVAAALRSYGMEVHARAGVDRDTYYRHIHQALDIAPDIVLDDGCDLVNTLHTERTELLKGVTGGCEETTTGVIRLRQMAAEHALRFPVVAVNDTRTKRMFDNRYGTGQSTLDGVIRATNTLLAGRTVVIAGFGYCGRGVAERARGHGARVVVTEIDPVKALDASLQGYEVRTMAEAAPLGDLFITVTGNRDVIRAEHFIEMKDGAILANAGHFDIEIDVRALESLAEEVHLGVRPYTDEYLLPDSRRLLLLAEGRLVNLTAAEGHPAAVMDMSFSAQALAVAWLAEERVRLSPGVYDVPGEIDAEVARLKLAATGVSIDTLTPVQADYLRSWRFGS